The Paenibacillus mucilaginosus 3016 genome includes the window GCAACGAGCGCGATCCAGGAAGATCTCCATAACGAGGACCTCCTGATCCGGGCGAAAGGCCAGTTGAAGGAGCTGCTGCCGATGCTGCGCCGTGAATGGTTTACGGCTATCATGGAGCAAGGCGGTCTAGCAACTGCCAATCTCTCCGAGCGCTTAAGGGAGCTCGATACGATACTTCGTGCCGAGGAGGCCGTCATGCTCGTCTGCGGCCGCGTTGACTATTGGGACGAACGCTACAGCATGTCCGATCAATCGCTGCTCTTATACGCGGTCCAAAATATTGCCGAGGAGTATCTGGATCGCGTCGTCATGCTCCCCGTCATGCTCAGCGGCTCCTATTTTGTGTGGCTACTTCAGCCGAAGCTTGACGGAGAAACACAGTGGGACGAATTGCCGGCTTATATTCAGGGCACGCTGGAAAGTATCCAGCAGACGTGCAGAGCCTTGCTGCATATACCGGTATCGTTTATCAGCTACGGAAGCCAAGCGGCCTGGGAGGATATCGCGAGAATCTTCCATCTCTTGAAGCAAAGCCTGATCCTGGGTCTGGGCAATGGGCAAGAAATGATTCTCCTCTACCGCGGGGAGGAACATGCGACTCCAGCTTCGGAGGCGCCTGCACTGGTCATACCCAGAATCGAGAGTGCCGTCGAGATGGGGCAAAAGCCGTTGTTCGTGGAGCTGCTGAACGAGCTGTTCCGAGGCTTGCCGAATAGATTCGCAGTCTATGCGCAGACGTATTACGCCGTTGCCGTCATTTTGCTCAAGCAATGGAATCATATGAACCGCAACGATTACGGTGATGACGCGGATGCCGAGACTACAATCCGCAGGCTGCTTGACGTAAACGCGCATAAGACGAAGGAACAAGCGGTACAGTTCCTGAGTGAGATGGGCTGCCATCTTATTCGGCACGGGAAACAAGAGCAGGATGAGCGGACAGAACGTATGATCAACAAGCTGAACCGCTACATCGTGGAACATCTGGACAAAGATCTTTCGCTGGCCTTCCTGGCGGACGTCGTCTACCTGAATCCGTCGTATCTGTCCAATCTGTACAAGACCTATACCGGACGCAACATTTCCGACTACATTACGGAGCTGAGGGTGGAGCGTGCGAAAGCATTGCTTGCGGAATCCCAGGCGAAGGTGCAGGAGGTAGCGGTAGCGGTTGGCTTCGATACGGCGGGGTATTTTACCCGGTTTTTTAAGAAGCATGTCGGCGTTACGCCGCAGGAATTCCGAAGCAGAATTTAGTCTGCATCAATATTCAAAACCTTAAGGGGAAGCCTATATTGGGCTTTCCCTTTTGTTATCCGTACTACATGATCCGGGCGAGCGAAAATTCGTAAACGAAAGTACAGAATACAAACAGAGTGCAATATACGGGGAGGAGGCCATTTTACTATACTTAATTCAAGAGATCTCTTAAAAACAAAACCGGGGGGGACAAGCATGAAGAAACGTGGAGGGTTGTTGGCTGCATCCAGTCTGTTGATCCTTAGCTTAGCAGTAAGCGCATGCAGTTCTGACAATGAATCTGTGGATAACGCAAGCAAAGAGGGGAATGTCAATACCGAGGCAGCTCCTGCAGCGGAATCTGCGAATCCGGAAGATCTGTATCTTGGGAAGTACGCGGAGCCTGTTGAAGTATCGACGGTACGTATTCTCAGTCCCTCGGTGAAATTCGTCAATGGAGAAACGATTGACAATAACGTTTGGTATCAGGAATATGCGAATAAGCTTGGCATTAAGCTAAAAAACAAATGGTCCATAGTCGGAGATGAGCCTGGCGGTCAAGGTGAGCAGAAGATGAATGTCTCTATAGCATCTGGAGATCTTCCCGATATCGTTCCGCTCAATTCCTCGCAGCTGCGGCAATTAGCGGATGCGGGTAAACTGGCAGACCTCACAAAAATCTACGAGAAGTACGCCAGTCCAATAACGAAAGGAGTCCTGACATCTTCAGGACCCGAAGCGCTTGGATCGGCCACCATGGATGGCAAACTGCTTGCAATTCCGGCTCCTACGTCCAAGATCGACCAAGCGCAGATGATTTGGATCCGCGCTGACTGGATGGAGAAGCTGGGTCTTCAAGCACCGAAGACCATGGACGATGTCTTTAAGATCATGGACGCATTTGTGAACCAGGATCCGGACGGCAACGGGAAGAAGGATACGTACGGCATGGCCATGGATAAGGATCTGTACGGATTCTTCGATGGACTGGAAGGGTTCTTCAATAGTTATCACGCGTACCCGCGCCAACAAGGAAAAGCGAATTGGGTGAAATCCTACGATGGCAGCATTGTCTTCGGCAGCATTCAACCGGAAGTGAGGACGGCGCTTGGCAAGCTGCAGGAGTTGTATAAAAAAGGGTATATCGACCCAGAATTCGGCGTAAAAGATTGGAACAAGGAGAAAGAGTTAGTCGTCGGCGGCAAGATTGGCTTGTGGTTTGGCAGTATGTCGGCTCCGCTCGTCCTGCAAGATCTCAAGAGCAACGATCCGAATGCGGATCTAAGGCCGTTCCCTCTCGTGTCCATCGACGGACAGCCGGTTAAAGCGCAAGTGCCGGGGATCAATCTCAAAACGCCGCAATATCTTGCGGTAACCAAAGATGCTAAGCATCCGGAAGCGCTGATCAAGATGATTAACCTGTTTCATGAAGTCTCTTACGGTACATCTTATACCCAGGAAGAAGTCAATCGGTTAAGCACCAGTCCTGAAGACGGGATTGAGCGTTGGATGTACTCCATCTATACGGCCGAGCCGGAGAAAAACCTGAATACACATCGGATCGTGAAAGAGGTCATCCAAGGCAAGAAGAACGAATCGGCAATCACGATCGAGCAGATGGGCGCTTATCGCAGCGTCAAGAAGTTAGTGAACGGTGAGAAGCTGGAGAC containing:
- a CDS encoding response regulator transcription factor encodes the protein MYRLLIVDDEPFTVDGLYEMLLDELDMDMDIYRAYSAAEAMGWLTRTKMDIVLSDIRMPEMDGLQLQQWIQSRWPRCKVIFLTGVNDIQSAQQAQRSGGVDYILKTEGDEAIVQSIRRATSAIQEDLHNEDLLIRAKGQLKELLPMLRREWFTAIMEQGGLATANLSERLRELDTILRAEEAVMLVCGRVDYWDERYSMSDQSLLLYAVQNIAEEYLDRVVMLPVMLSGSYFVWLLQPKLDGETQWDELPAYIQGTLESIQQTCRALLHIPVSFISYGSQAAWEDIARIFHLLKQSLILGLGNGQEMILLYRGEEHATPASEAPALVIPRIESAVEMGQKPLFVELLNELFRGLPNRFAVYAQTYYAVAVILLKQWNHMNRNDYGDDADAETTIRRLLDVNAHKTKEQAVQFLSEMGCHLIRHGKQEQDERTERMINKLNRYIVEHLDKDLSLAFLADVVYLNPSYLSNLYKTYTGRNISDYITELRVERAKALLAESQAKVQEVAVAVGFDTAGYFTRFFKKHVGVTPQEFRSRI
- a CDS encoding extracellular solute-binding protein, with product MKKRGGLLAASSLLILSLAVSACSSDNESVDNASKEGNVNTEAAPAAESANPEDLYLGKYAEPVEVSTVRILSPSVKFVNGETIDNNVWYQEYANKLGIKLKNKWSIVGDEPGGQGEQKMNVSIASGDLPDIVPLNSSQLRQLADAGKLADLTKIYEKYASPITKGVLTSSGPEALGSATMDGKLLAIPAPTSKIDQAQMIWIRADWMEKLGLQAPKTMDDVFKIMDAFVNQDPDGNGKKDTYGMAMDKDLYGFFDGLEGFFNSYHAYPRQQGKANWVKSYDGSIVFGSIQPEVRTALGKLQELYKKGYIDPEFGVKDWNKEKELVVGGKIGLWFGSMSAPLVLQDLKSNDPNADLRPFPLVSIDGQPVKAQVPGINLKTPQYLAVTKDAKHPEALIKMINLFHEVSYGTSYTQEEVNRLSTSPEDGIERWMYSIYTAEPEKNLNTHRIVKEVIQGKKNESAITIEQMGAYRSVKKLVNGEKLETIDWALNRVFSPENSSFSLIDNYEKNGQLLPSAFNQVMTETMVKRDSTLLKLELQTFTNIILGESLDSFDKFVENWKKLGGDAMTKEVNTLMNSK